The Lutibacter sp. Hel_I_33_5 genome has a window encoding:
- a CDS encoding glycosyl hydrolase, translated as MYKTFPKIYKSVSLLLIFLFSVSIFSQTTQVGSGSYTNSFPGKDSAGRNDFPSGSPQLSGNALGKPVPTNDWWSKLIKENHADNLFNYPMTMKTTNTGLIVTYIPWGVIGDSAPIEVSLTGLNTTKSTVSDYSDWTVTMNWKDADNELKVTSGIGMPFLYYEKDTDDVVQIKVNSGNATVTNEILTVMDASSGADFVFYAPFGSTWTKSGNIFTSTLNGKNYWSMAMLPQNSSDINGVVEALKKYAYVFPTNTTTSWNYNESNSKLTTTFTISTDVKEGIDTNMILGLLPHQWNNLTSNSPVPSLYTYNSVRGDLKMLEGNSFTVENTFKGILPTLPYLVNYSEGFSPGQLNDKISQIENEGLATWTDSYNEGQVMNRMIQTARIADQMGNIVARDKMIATIKERLEDWLAYNSGEVAFLFYYNNTWSSLLGYPSGHGQDNNINDHHFHWGYFIHAAAFLEQFEPGWSNKWGDMIDLLIRDAASTDRNDSKFPYLRAFSPYAGHSWANGFATFPQGNDQESTSESMQFASSLIHWGTITNNKEIRDLGIYIYTTEQTAVEEYWFDVYERNFSDNQHFSLVSRVWGNSYDNGTFWTADIAASYGIEMYPIHGGSLYLGHNQQYAQKLWTEIETKTGILSNEKNDNLWHDTYWKYLSLINPKKAITLYDSNPNRSLKFGVSDAQTYHWLHAMNAVGTVNSTITADYPIAASFTENGEITYVAHNYSNTPITVNFSDGYKLEVPASKMATSRDIDVSGVISSDFNQAYTNGSVNLTANVTGTGITKVEFYDGEKLLGEVTNAPYTLKASELKLGIHNFFARIYVDNKFNVTNIVNVQVGEQVPFLGNEFQIPGIIEAGNYDKFEGGNGQNISYVDLSKNNEGDYRTDEYVDAASNNIEGPTIGWLSAGEWLEYTINVETAGLYEVSSRVASANSNGGGPFYFEIDGKKVSEDIKVNNTNGWNNWTNKISNNVALPKGKHVLKLVISDGEFNLGKMTFTRKSDLSYVPPVADAGKNVVVILPNATATLDGSLSNDPEGQTLTYNWQQIYGPSTINFDNKTTASPNISNLVEGVYKCKLTVSDGTYEASSEVLVLVQKTANSNPTVSITTPTTNSHFTEGSDINIDVNASDLDGTVALVEFYNGNTKIGEDNKEPFSFIWNAVPIGEYSITAKATDNSSAQTTSEPIKIKVNEVISCTETDNQAQQGSFSVGYKTTFETLGTNVIATFELLDTNRSGVVAYLWKQHPFGEVQMDHVGGLKFSKTIGNVTAGETLNYACKFAFAGGLAVTKYISYKVGDDCDNLSVKGDIFNTSVNVYPNPVKSTLFIKSNAIQISKIEIYNLLGKKIKILSSNLTEINVDELSSGLYLVRIYADSKSITRKFIKE; from the coding sequence ATGTATAAGACCTTTCCAAAAATTTATAAATCGGTTTCACTTTTATTAATATTTCTTTTTAGTGTTTCAATTTTTTCACAAACAACACAAGTTGGTAGTGGAAGTTATACGAATAGTTTTCCAGGTAAAGATTCTGCCGGTAGAAATGATTTTCCGAGTGGTTCGCCTCAACTTTCAGGAAATGCCTTAGGCAAGCCAGTGCCAACAAATGATTGGTGGTCTAAATTAATAAAAGAAAATCATGCAGATAATTTATTTAATTATCCAATGACAATGAAAACTACTAATACAGGTTTAATTGTAACCTATATTCCTTGGGGAGTTATTGGAGATTCTGCACCAATTGAAGTCAGTTTAACAGGTTTAAATACTACTAAATCTACAGTTTCTGATTATTCTGATTGGACGGTAACGATGAATTGGAAAGATGCCGATAATGAATTAAAGGTTACTTCTGGAATTGGTATGCCATTTTTATATTATGAAAAAGATACTGACGATGTTGTGCAAATAAAAGTGAATTCTGGTAATGCAACTGTTACAAATGAAATATTGACTGTTATGGATGCTTCCAGCGGAGCAGATTTTGTTTTTTACGCACCATTTGGTAGTACTTGGACAAAATCTGGGAATATATTTACATCAACTTTAAATGGAAAAAACTATTGGTCTATGGCAATGTTGCCACAAAACTCTAGTGATATAAATGGAGTCGTGGAAGCATTAAAAAAATATGCTTATGTTTTTCCAACAAACACAACAACATCTTGGAATTATAATGAAAGTAATTCTAAGCTAACTACAACTTTTACTATTTCTACGGATGTAAAAGAAGGGATAGATACTAATATGATCTTAGGTTTATTACCACATCAATGGAATAATTTAACCTCAAATTCTCCTGTACCAAGCTTGTACACTTATAATTCTGTAAGAGGAGATTTAAAAATGTTAGAAGGAAATTCATTTACAGTAGAAAATACTTTTAAAGGAATATTACCAACTTTACCATATTTAGTTAATTATAGCGAAGGTTTTAGCCCCGGGCAATTAAATGATAAAATTTCTCAAATAGAAAATGAAGGTTTAGCTACTTGGACAGATTCTTATAACGAAGGTCAGGTAATGAATAGAATGATCCAAACCGCTAGAATTGCAGACCAAATGGGAAATATTGTAGCAAGAGATAAAATGATTGCTACCATAAAAGAACGGTTAGAAGATTGGTTAGCCTATAATTCTGGTGAAGTCGCTTTTTTGTTTTATTACAATAATACTTGGTCATCCTTATTAGGGTATCCTTCTGGACATGGACAGGATAATAATATAAATGATCATCATTTTCATTGGGGATATTTTATTCACGCCGCAGCATTTTTAGAACAATTTGAACCAGGTTGGTCAAATAAATGGGGAGATATGATTGATTTATTAATACGTGATGCAGCTTCTACAGATAGAAATGATTCAAAGTTTCCTTACCTAAGAGCTTTTAGTCCTTATGCTGGACATAGTTGGGCTAATGGATTTGCAACTTTTCCACAAGGAAATGATCAGGAATCTACATCAGAAAGTATGCAATTTGCCTCTTCGTTAATTCACTGGGGAACAATAACAAACAATAAAGAAATTAGAGATTTAGGAATTTATATTTATACAACTGAGCAAACTGCTGTAGAAGAATATTGGTTTGATGTATATGAGCGAAATTTTTCAGATAATCAACATTTTAGTTTGGTTTCTAGGGTTTGGGGAAATTCGTATGATAATGGAACTTTTTGGACTGCAGATATTGCAGCTTCTTATGGTATAGAAATGTATCCTATCCATGGAGGCTCTTTATATTTAGGACATAATCAACAATATGCTCAAAAACTTTGGACAGAAATTGAAACAAAAACAGGTATTTTATCAAACGAAAAAAATGATAATTTATGGCACGACACTTATTGGAAGTATTTGTCATTAATCAATCCAAAGAAAGCAATAACATTATATGATTCTAATCCAAATAGGTCTTTAAAATTTGGTGTTTCTGATGCGCAAACTTATCATTGGTTACATGCAATGAACGCTGTAGGAACAGTTAATTCAACAATTACAGCAGATTATCCTATTGCAGCATCATTTACAGAAAATGGAGAAATTACTTACGTAGCTCATAATTATTCTAATACACCAATAACAGTCAATTTTTCTGATGGATATAAACTAGAAGTACCAGCGTCTAAAATGGCAACAAGTAGAGATATTGACGTTTCTGGAGTAATTTCGTCTGATTTTAATCAAGCGTATACAAATGGAAGTGTAAATTTAACAGCAAATGTAACAGGAACAGGAATTACAAAGGTTGAATTTTATGATGGAGAAAAATTATTAGGAGAGGTTACAAATGCACCTTATACCTTAAAAGCTTCAGAACTCAAACTAGGAATTCATAATTTCTTTGCCAGAATATATGTAGACAATAAATTTAATGTTACCAATATTGTTAATGTACAAGTAGGAGAACAAGTACCTTTTTTAGGAAATGAATTTCAGATTCCTGGAATTATAGAAGCTGGAAATTATGATAAATTTGAAGGAGGGAATGGACAAAATATCTCTTATGTTGATTTATCAAAAAACAATGAAGGAGATTATAGAACAGATGAATATGTAGATGCTGCATCTAATAATATTGAAGGTCCAACAATTGGTTGGCTTTCCGCAGGAGAATGGTTAGAATATACAATTAATGTAGAAACTGCTGGTTTATATGAAGTAAGTTCTAGAGTTGCTTCGGCTAATTCCAATGGCGGTGGCCCTTTTTATTTTGAAATTGATGGAAAGAAAGTGAGTGAAGACATAAAAGTTAATAACACAAATGGTTGGAATAATTGGACAAATAAAATAAGTAATAATGTAGCGTTACCTAAAGGAAAACACGTGTTAAAATTAGTGATTTCTGATGGCGAGTTTAACTTAGGTAAAATGACTTTTACGCGCAAGTCTGATTTAAGTTATGTGCCGCCAGTTGCCGATGCAGGGAAAAATGTAGTTGTAATTTTACCTAATGCTACTGCTACTTTAGACGGAAGCTTAAGTAATGATCCAGAAGGACAAACATTAACTTATAATTGGCAACAAATTTATGGTCCATCAACAATAAATTTTGATAATAAAACAACAGCATCACCCAACATTTCTAATTTAGTAGAAGGTGTTTATAAATGTAAATTAACTGTTTCTGATGGAACATACGAAGCCAGTAGTGAAGTTTTAGTTCTAGTACAAAAAACCGCTAATTCTAATCCTACAGTTTCTATAACTACTCCAACTACTAATTCTCATTTTACAGAAGGGTCTGATATCAATATTGATGTGAATGCATCAGATTTAGACGGAACAGTAGCGTTAGTAGAATTTTATAATGGAAACACAAAAATTGGTGAAGACAATAAAGAACCTTTTAGTTTTATTTGGAACGCAGTACCTATAGGAGAATATTCTATTACAGCAAAAGCAACTGATAATTCTAGTGCACAAACTACTTCTGAACCTATAAAAATTAAAGTAAATGAGGTGATTTCTTGTACAGAAACTGATAATCAAGCGCAACAAGGATCTTTTTCTGTTGGTTATAAAACAACTTTTGAAACTTTAGGAACTAATGTAATCGCTACTTTTGAGTTATTAGATACCAATAGAAGTGGAGTAGTGGCTTATTTATGGAAACAACATCCTTTCGGTGAAGTTCAAATGGATCATGTAGGAGGTTTGAAGTTTTCTAAAACGATAGGAAATGTTACAGCTGGAGAAACATTAAACTATGCGTGTAAGTTTGCTTTTGCAGGTGGTTTGGCTGTTACTAAATATATTTCTTATAAAGTTGGAGATGATTGTGATAATTTAAGTGTTAAAGGAGATATATTTAATACTTCTGTTAATGTATATCCTAATCCAGTAAAAAGCACCTTATTTATTAAGTCAAATGCTATACAAATAAGTAAAATTGAGATATATAACCTATTAGGTAAAAAAATTAAAATTCTCTCTTCAAATTTAACAGAAATTAATGTTGATGAATTATCTAGCGGATTATATCTTGTAAGAATATATGCTGATTCAAAAAGTATAACTAGGAAGTTTATTAAAGAATGA
- the folE gene encoding GTP cyclohydrolase I FolE, producing MFELNSKMNEERIEEIGENHVGTSATTPLRADAFNISDEEKIDKIQESVKDILETLGMDLTDDSLQGTPKRVAKAFVNELFMGLNPKNMPKASTFDNNYKYGEMLVEKNIVVYSTCEHHLLPIIGRAHVAYISDGKVIGLSKMNRIVEYFSKRPQVQERLTMQVVQSLQEALGTQDVACVIDAKHLCVNSRGIKDIESSTVTAEFGGKFKDRDRKREFLDYLKMDTDFD from the coding sequence ATGTTTGAATTGAATAGCAAAATGAATGAAGAGAGAATTGAAGAAATAGGAGAAAATCATGTAGGTACTTCAGCTACAACTCCCTTAAGAGCAGATGCTTTTAATATTTCTGACGAAGAAAAAATTGATAAAATCCAAGAAAGCGTTAAAGATATTCTTGAAACTTTAGGAATGGATTTAACCGACGATAGTCTACAAGGAACGCCTAAACGTGTTGCGAAAGCTTTTGTAAATGAATTGTTTATGGGATTAAATCCCAAAAACATGCCAAAAGCGTCTACATTCGACAATAACTATAAGTATGGTGAAATGTTGGTAGAAAAAAACATCGTTGTATATTCTACTTGCGAACATCATTTACTGCCAATTATTGGTAGAGCGCATGTTGCTTATATTTCTGACGGAAAAGTAATCGGACTTTCTAAAATGAATAGAATTGTTGAGTATTTTTCTAAAAGACCTCAAGTACAAGAGCGCTTAACAATGCAAGTTGTACAATCTTTACAAGAAGCTTTAGGCACACAAGATGTTGCTTGTGTAATTGATGCAAAACATTTATGTGTAAATTCTAGAGGAATTAAAGACATAGAAAGTTCTACAGTAACTGCTGAGTTTGGTGGAAAATTTAAAGACAGAGATAGAAAACGTGAGTTTTTAGATTACCTAAAAATGGATACAGATTTTGACTAA
- a CDS encoding ELWxxDGT repeat protein yields the protein MIVKSKISSIKVIFILTFMLISFSMYSQEAQLVKDINSIPISTASFNPTGLTVFNNKLYFSAIDDSNIYKLWESDGTIAGTKIITNVSRVRGLPIKNFTVYNNKLYFAGDISRTYGIELWESDGTEAGTKMVKNINPNTGRGSVSSSPSHLTVYNNKLYFSADDGTNGVELWESDGTVDGTKLVKDINVGINSSSPSHLTVYNNKLYFSADNGTQGEELWVFDSTATEPQLVKDISSIGSSSPSHLKVYSNKLYFSADDGTNGVELWEFDSTATEPQLVKDISSIGSSSPSHLTVYNNKLYFSADDGTNGVELWEFDSTATEPQLVKDISGIGSSSPKELTVYNNKLYFSADDGTNGVELWEFDSSATEPQLVKDISGIGSSSPSHLTVYNNKLYFSANDGKFGVELWESDGTSDGTKLVDDFFKKNSQSSPKNLTVYNNKLYFSADDGTNGVELWESDGSVGGTKLLKNINPNSGASSSPSHLTVYNNKLYFSADEGTNGVELWESDGTVGGTKLVKDINTNSGGSSSPSHLTVYNNKLYFSADEGTNGVELWESDGTVDGTKLVMDINPICFASSSPSHLTVYNNKLYFSADNGTKGVELWESDGTVGGTKLVKDINTNSGGSSSPSYLTVYNNKLYFSADNGTQGEVLWESDGTVIGTKPVGIPVSQPRYLTVYDNKLYIIEENDDDDDYFYEYNDNPVGGEYLIDNNGDLITDVDALIVYNNILYFSGDSEVGIAGYELWMFDGTQAGTKLVHDIYKGSSKSSEPEEFTLFNGKIYFTATDGVNGRELYSFENVPPTITTLSAADNATGVDVTNNFVVTFNEDIAIGTGTIVIYNTADDSVFETIDVTSTKVSVSGKAVTINPTTDLEKNKTYYIQIAATAIKDISGNSFAGITDKTTYNFATELKVASTITFSDFTKNYGDTAVTLGATSNASGTISYSIVAGGTGTATLSGTNNATLTLGNPGTVKIKATQVTDANYLQTEKEITLTINKAALTVTANTGQTKVYGASDPTLTYTIAGFVNSDTEASLDTGVSIARATGEDVGTYAITPSAAADANYTVSFEAKDFSISKAALTVTANTGQTKVYGASDPTLGYTITGFVNSDTEASLDTGVSIARATGEDVGTYAITPSAAADANYTVSFEAKDFSISKAGLTVTAKTGQTKVYGASDPTLVYTITGFVNSDTEASLDTGVSIARATGEDVGTYAIIPSVAADANYNVSFEAKDFSISKAALTVTANTGQTKVYGSSDPTLGYTITGFVNSDTEASLDTGVSIARATGEDVGTYAITPSAAADANYTVSFEAKDFSISKAALTVTANTGQTKVYGASDPTLGYTITGFVNSDTEASLDTGVSIARATGEDVGTYAITPSAAADANYTVSFEAKDFSISKAALTVTANTGQTKVYGASDPTLGYTITGFVNSDTEASLDTGVSIARATGEDVGTYAIKPSAAADANYTVSFVANDFSISKAALTVTANTGQTKVYGASDPTLTYTIAGFVNSDTEASLDTGVSIARATGEDVGTYAITPSAAADANYTVSFEAKDFSISKAGLTVTAKTGQTKVYGASDPTLVYTITGFVNSDTEASLDTGVSIARATGEDVGTYAITPSAAADVNYNVSFEAKDFSISKAALTVTANTGQTKVYGSSDPTLGYTITGFVNSDTEASLDTGVSIARATGEDVGTYAITPSGAADVNYTVSFVTKDFSISKAALTVTANTGQTKVYGATDPTLGYTITGFVNSDTEASLDTGVSITRATGEDVGAYAITPSAAADANYTVSFVAKDFSITKASQTITFGPLTHTNEDVFDLTGTSSSELEISYSSSDSSIATVSGVTLTVLSAGTTTITASQAGNNNYEAATDVTQVLTIQALSINEIKELKNIFVYPNPINNFLKIDLQNLSQVDVKIFDLNGKLILKENEYSSNQSINTSKLSNGVYFVRILSQGNQIIKKFIKQ from the coding sequence ATGATAGTTAAATCTAAAATATCTAGCATAAAAGTAATTTTTATACTCACTTTTATGCTTATCTCTTTTTCAATGTACAGCCAAGAAGCACAACTAGTTAAAGATATAAATAGCATTCCTATTTCAACAGCTAGCTTTAATCCAACTGGCCTAACAGTTTTTAATAATAAATTGTATTTTTCTGCAATAGATGATTCAAATATATATAAGTTATGGGAATCTGATGGTACTATAGCAGGTACCAAAATAATAACGAATGTTTCTCGTGTAAGAGGGCTTCCGATTAAAAATTTTACGGTCTATAATAACAAACTCTATTTTGCTGGAGATATTTCTAGAACATATGGAATAGAATTATGGGAGTCAGATGGTACAGAAGCAGGAACCAAAATGGTCAAGAACATTAACCCTAATACTGGGCGTGGTTCAGTATCATCATCCCCTAGTCATTTAACGGTCTATAATAACAAACTCTATTTTTCTGCAGATGATGGTACAAATGGAGTAGAATTATGGGAATCTGATGGTACCGTTGATGGAACTAAATTAGTTAAGGATATTAATGTAGGTATAAATAGTTCATCTCCTAGTCATTTAACAGTCTATAATAACAAACTCTATTTTTCTGCAGATAATGGTACCCAAGGAGAAGAATTATGGGTGTTTGATAGTACAGCAACAGAACCTCAATTAGTAAAAGATATTAGTAGTATAGGAAGTTCATCTCCTAGTCATTTAAAAGTATATAGTAATAAACTTTATTTTTCTGCAGATGATGGTACAAATGGTGTAGAATTATGGGAGTTTGATAGTACAGCAACAGAACCTCAATTAGTAAAAGATATTAGTAGTATAGGAAGTTCATCTCCTAGTCATTTAACAGTATATAATAATAAACTCTATTTTTCTGCAGATGATGGTACAAATGGAGTAGAATTATGGGAGTTTGATAGTACAGCAACAGAACCTCAATTAGTAAAAGATATTAGTGGAATAGGAAGTTCATCTCCAAAGGAGTTAACGGTGTATAATAATAAACTCTATTTTTCTGCAGATGATGGTACAAATGGAGTAGAATTATGGGAGTTTGATAGTTCAGCAACAGAACCTCAATTAGTAAAAGATATTAGTGGAATAGGAAGTTCATCTCCTAGTCATTTAACAGTGTATAATAATAAACTCTATTTTTCTGCAAATGACGGTAAATTTGGTGTAGAATTATGGGAGTCTGATGGTACAAGTGATGGAACCAAACTAGTTGATGATTTTTTTAAAAAAAATAGTCAATCATCACCAAAAAATTTAACAGTATATAATAATAAACTCTATTTTTCTGCAGATGACGGTACAAATGGAGTAGAATTATGGGAATCTGATGGTAGCGTTGGTGGAACTAAATTATTAAAGAACATTAATCCTAATTCAGGTGCTAGTTCATCCCCTAGTCATTTAACGGTATATAATAATAAGCTTTATTTTTCTGCAGATGAAGGCACAAATGGAGTAGAATTATGGGAATCTGATGGTACCGTTGGTGGAACTAAATTAGTGAAGGATATTAATACTAATTCAGGTGGTAGCTCATCCCCTAGTCATTTAACGGTATATAATAATAAGCTTTATTTTTCTGCAGATGAAGGCACAAATGGAGTAGAATTATGGGAATCTGATGGTACCGTTGATGGAACTAAATTAGTGATGGATATTAATCCTATTTGTTTTGCTAGTTCATCCCCTAGTCATTTAACGGTGTATAATAATAAGCTTTATTTTTCTGCAGATAATGGTACAAAAGGAGTAGAATTATGGGAGTCTGATGGTACCGTTGGTGGAACCAAATTAGTGAAGGATATTAATACTAATTCAGGGGGTAGTTCATCTCCTAGTTATTTAACGGTGTATAATAATAAGCTTTATTTTTCTGCAGATAATGGTACACAAGGAGAAGTATTATGGGAGTCTGATGGTACCGTGATTGGAACCAAACCTGTAGGTATACCTGTTTCACAACCTCGTTATTTAACGGTGTATGATAACAAACTTTATATTATTGAAGAAAATGATGATGATGATGATTATTTTTATGAATATAATGATAACCCCGTAGGAGGTGAATATTTGATAGATAATAATGGAGACCTAATTACGGATGTAGATGCACTAATAGTATATAATAATATACTCTATTTTTCTGGAGATTCAGAAGTTGGTATTGCGGGTTATGAGTTATGGATGTTTGATGGTACCCAAGCAGGAACTAAATTAGTGCATGATATTTATAAAGGTAGTAGTAAGTCTTCGGAACCCGAAGAATTTACGTTGTTTAATGGTAAAATTTACTTTACAGCAACAGATGGCGTTAATGGTAGAGAATTATATTCTTTTGAAAATGTGCCACCAACAATAACAACGTTAAGTGCTGCAGATAATGCTACTGGAGTAGATGTTACCAATAATTTTGTTGTAACTTTTAATGAAGATATTGCTATAGGTACAGGCACTATTGTTATCTACAATACAGCAGATGATAGTGTTTTTGAAACTATAGATGTAACTAGCACTAAAGTTAGCGTTTCTGGTAAGGCAGTAACCATTAATCCAACAACAGATTTAGAAAAAAATAAAACGTATTATATACAAATTGCAGCTACAGCAATAAAAGACATTTCGGGTAATAGTTTTGCAGGAATTACCGATAAAACAACTTATAATTTTGCTACAGAATTAAAAGTTGCCTCAACCATTACTTTTTCAGATTTCACTAAAAATTATGGAGATACAGCAGTTACTTTAGGCGCAACATCGAATGCATCAGGTACTATTAGTTATAGTATTGTTGCTGGTGGTACGGGTACCGCTACGTTATCTGGTACTAACAATGCTACTCTTACATTGGGTAATCCGGGTACCGTAAAAATAAAAGCAACGCAAGTAACAGATGCAAATTATTTGCAAACAGAAAAAGAGATTACTTTAACGATAAATAAAGCAGCCTTAACAGTTACAGCAAATACAGGTCAAACAAAAGTGTATGGGGCAAGCGACCCAACCTTAACATATACTATAGCTGGTTTTGTAAATTCAGATACCGAAGCAAGTTTAGATACCGGAGTAAGTATTGCTAGAGCAACGGGAGAAGATGTTGGTACTTATGCAATTACACCCTCCGCAGCAGCCGATGCAAATTATACTGTAAGTTTTGAAGCTAAAGATTTTAGTATTAGTAAAGCAGCCTTAACAGTTACAGCAAATACAGGTCAAACAAAAGTGTACGGGGCAAGCGATCCAACCTTAGGGTATACCATCACAGGATTTGTAAATTCAGATACCGAAGCAAGTTTAGATACCGGAGTAAGTATTGCTAGAGCAACGGGAGAAGATGTTGGTACCTATGCAATTACACCTTCCGCAGCAGCCGATGCAAATTATACTGTAAGTTTTGAAGCTAAAGATTTTAGTATTAGTAAAGCAGGGTTAACAGTTACAGCAAAAACAGGTCAAACAAAAGTGTACGGGGCAAGCGATCCAACCTTAGTGTATACCATCACAGGTTTTGTAAATTCAGATACCGAAGCAAGTTTAGATACCGGAGTAAGTATTGCTAGAGCAACGGGAGAAGATGTTGGTACCTATGCAATTATACCTTCCGTAGCAGCCGATGCAAATTATAATGTAAGTTTTGAAGCTAAAGATTTTAGTATTAGTAAAGCTGCCTTAACAGTTACAGCAAACACAGGTCAAACAAAAGTGTACGGTTCAAGCGATCCAACCTTAGGGTATACCATCACAGGATTTGTAAATTCAGATACCGAAGCAAGTTTAGATACCGGAGTAAGTATTGCTAGAGCAACGGGAGAAGATGTTGGTACTTATGCAATTACACCATCCGCAGCAGCCGATGCAAATTATACTGTAAGTTTTGAAGCTAAAGATTTTAGTATTAGTAAAGCAGCCTTAACAGTTACAGCAAATACAGGTCAAACAAAAGTATACGGGGCAAGCGATCCAACCTTAGGGTATACCATCACAGGATTTGTAAATTCAGATACCGAAGCAAGTTTAGATACCGGAGTAAGTATTGCTAGAGCAACGGGAGAAGATGTTGGTACTTATGCAATTACACCTTCCGCAGCAGCCGATGCAAATTATACTGTAAGTTTTGAAGCTAAAGATTTTAGTATTAGTAAAGCTGCCTTAACAGTTACAGCAAACACAGGTCAAACAAAAGTGTACGGAGCAAGCGATCCAACCTTAGGGTATACCATTACAGGATTTGTAAATTCAGATACCGAAGCAAGTTTAGATACCGGAGTAAGTATTGCTAGAGCAACGGGAGAAGATGTTGGCACTTATGCAATTAAACCCTCCGCAGCAGCCGATGCAAATTATACTGTAAGTTTTGTAGCTAATGATTTTAGTATTAGTAAAGCTGCCTTAACAGTTACAGCAAATACAGGTCAAACAAAAGTGTACGGAGCAAGCGATCCAACCTTAACATATACTATAGCTGGTTTTGTAAATTCAGATACCGAAGCAAGTTTAGATACTGGAGTAAGTATTGCTAGAGCAACAGGAGAAGATGTTGGTACCTATGCAATTACACCTTCCGCCGCAGCCGATGCAAATTATACTGTAAGTTTTGAAGCTAAAGATTTTAGTATTAGTAAAGCAGGGTTAACAGTTACAGCAAAAACAGGTCAAACAAAAGTGTACGGGGCAAGCGATCCAACCTTAGTGTATACCATCACAGGTTTTGTAAATTCAGATACCGAAGCAAGTTTAGATACCGGAGTAAGTATTGCTAGAGCAACGGGAGAAGATGTTGGTACCTATGCAATTACACCTTCCGCAGCAGCAGACGTAAATTATAATGTAAGTTTTGAAGCTAAAGATTTTAGTATTAGTAAAGCTGCCTTAACAGTTACAGCAAACACAGGTCAAACAAAAGTGTACGGTTCAAGCGATCCAACCTTAGGGTATACCATCACAGGATTTGTAAATTCAGATACCGAAGCAAGTTTAGATACCGGAGTAAGTATTGCTAGAGCAACGGGAGAAGATGTTGGTACTTATGCAATTACACCTTCCGGAGCAGCAGACGTAAATTATACTGTAAGTTTTGTAACTAAAGATTTTAGTATTAGTAAAGCAGCCTTAACAGTTACAGCAAACACAGGTCAAACAAAAGTATATGGAGCAACAGACCCAACCTTAGGGTATACCATCACAGGATTTGTAAATTCAGATACCGAAGCAAGTTTAGATACTGGAGTAAGTATTACTAGAGCAACGGGAGAAGATGTTGGTGCCTATGCAATTACACCATCCGCTGCAGCAGACGCAAATTATACTGTAAGTTTTGTAGCTAAAGATTTTAGTATTACAAAAGCATCACAAACAATTACTTTTGGACCATTAACGCATACAAATGAAGATGTTTTTGATTTAACAGGAACGTCATCTTCTGAGTTAGAAATTTCATATTCAAGTTCTGATTCTTCAATTGCAACAGTTTCTGGAGTTACACTAACGGTGTTAAGTGCTGGAACAACAACAATTACAGCTTCTCAAGCTGGAAATAATAATTATGAAGCTGCAACAGATGTGACTCAGGTTTTAACAATACAAGCTTTAAGCATTAATGAAATTAAAGAATTAAAAAATATATTTGTGTATCCAAATCCAATTAATAACTTTTTAAAAATAGATTTGCAAAACTTAAGTCAAGTTGATGTAAAGATATTTGATTTGAATGGGAAGCTTATTTTAAAAGAAAACGAATATTCTTCAAATCAATCAATTAATACGTCTAAATTAAGTAACGGTGTATATTTTGTTAGGATATTAAGTCAAGGAAATCAGATTATAAAGAAATTTATAAAACAGTAA